A window of Flavobacterium branchiarum genomic DNA:
TGAATTTAATGATCTAAAATTTGACAAAGGCGGTGTTTTGGCAATGGCTAATAACGGACCAGCTACAAACAGCAGTCAGTTTTTTATCACTCATGTTGAAACTCCTTGGTTAGAAGGCAAACATACTATTTTTGGTCAGGTTGTAGGCAAAGGAATGGAAGTGGTAAACCAAATTAAACAAGATGATTACATCAAGAAAGTAACTATCATCAGAAATGGTGCTGCAGCAAAGAAATTTGACGCTGTAAAAGTATTTCATGATTATTTTTCTGCTGAGGCAAAACAAAAAAGTGAATTTGAATCAAAATTTAAAGCTGTACGTGATGAAAAAATAGCTTATTATGCTGATTTAAAAACTAAAGCAACAAAAACAACTTCAGGATTAGAATATGTTATCACTGAAAAAGGAAATGGTAAAAAACCTGCTAATGGTACACAAGTTTTTATCAACTACGCTGGTTTTCTTGAAGACGGAACATTATTCGATACAAGTATAGAAAGTGTAGCTCAAACTTTTGGAAAATTGGATGCAGCAAGAGCTGAAGCAAAACAATACAATCCAATTCCATTTCAAACAGGTGCTAAAGAAGGTATGATTCCAGGTTTTATCGAAGGTATTGAGAAACTTTCTTTTGGGGATAAAGCAGTACTTTTCATTCCTTCGCATTTAGCTTATGGTCATACTGGTGCTGGAGGAGTAATTCCACCAAATGCAAACATCATATTTGAGGTTCAGTTATTAGAAACAGCTCCACAACAATAAATTTATTTTAGCAATTAACCGATTTTAAATTAGAATCAGATGAAATTAAAAATTCTATTTTTATTTTGCTTAGGTATTTTAAACCTACAAGCGCAAACAACTAAAAAGCCAGTTCAAGGCAAGAAAAAAACAATTACAAAAGTTGCAACAAAACCTGCTGTAAACGAAGGTATTTTTGCTACGATTACAACAAAAAAAGGAAATATTGTATTAGAACTTGAATACATAAAAACGCCTGTTACTGTAGCTAATTTTATATCATTAGCAGAAGGAACAAACCCATATGTAACAGTTGAAAGATTAAAAGGAAAACCATTTTTTAATGGTTTAAAATTCCATAGAGTAATTAATGACTTCATGATTCAGGGTGGAGATCCAGACGGAAACGGTTCTGGAGGTCCTGGATATGCTTTTAAAGATGAATTTGTATCAGATCTTAGATTTGATAAAGGTGGTATTCTTGCAATGGCTAATTCTGGTCCAACTACCAATGGAAGCCAATTCTTTATTACTCACAAAGAAACGCCTTGGTTAAACAACAAACACACCATATATGGTCATGTTGTACAAGGAATGGATGTTGTAAACCTTATTCTTCAAGATGATGTAATGCTTAGTGTAACCATTACTCGTAAAGGAGCTATGGCTAAGAAATTTGATGCGCCTAAAGTATTCGCTTCTTACTATGAGAACAAAGCGGAAGATGCTAAAAAACAAGCTTTACTTGATGCCGAAAAAGCAAAAGAAGCACAAGCAGCTGTCCTTGAGCAAGAACGTCTTTATAAAGAAAAATACGCTACTGTAATCGCAGCTAAAAAAGCATATTTTGATACTGCAAAAGCAACTGCTACAACTACTCCATCTGGTTTAGCTTATAAAATAGTTCAAAAAGGAACGGGAGTAAAACCAGCCGCTGGTTCTACTTTCTATTTTCATTATGCTGGTTATTTTGAAGACGGAACTCTTTTCGATAGTAGTTTCGAAGAAGTAGCTAAAACTTACGGAAAACACGATACAAATCGTGAAGCACAAGGAGGATATAAAGCTTTTCCTTTTCAGGCTGGAAAAAAAGACGGTATGATTCCTGGGTTTATCGAAGGATTAGACCTTATGTCTTATGGAGAGAAAGCAATATTCTTCATTCCATCAAAACTTGCCTATGGTGAAAGAGGCGCTGGAGGAGTAATTCCGCCAAACACAACACTTATTTTTGAATTGGAAATCTACAAAGACCAACCAACTCCAAAACAATAATTCCTCTTAGATTAGAGCATAAAAAAACCGACAAATGTCGGTTTTTTTTTATGTTCATTCTTTATTTTTTAGTTGGAAATTTCCAATCAAATTCATCTTTATTATTGATGATAGCTCCAATTTCAAATTTTACTACTTCTTCAAATTCTGTTTGGAAAATAATCCAGTTCTCTTCGTTAAAGTAATTTTCGAAAGTATCAAACTCCTCTTGCGTGAATTTTGTAATTCCTTTGGTAGCTAAGTCTTTTTTTACATCAGCAATTTTTCTTCCTATAATTTTGAAACCAAAAATTTCTAAATCAGGGCTTGATGCTACAACATAACCTAATTTTAAATCTTCTTCCTGATAGAAAGTCAATCTCATTTTGAGCTTGTTGTAAGCAAAAATTACGTTATCATCTTCATCTTTGTAATTTCTATCTGGTTTGCCATAAATAGCTGTAACATCGTTCTGTTTCATACCGAACAATAACTTGTCTATTCCGTTTTTAGGATTTATTTTCATGTCTCTCTTTCTATTAATTTAAAAGGCAAATTTCGTGAAGTTTTTCACAAACCACATTACATTTCTATATTAATTTGTAATAAAAAAATATTCTACTACAAAACCTTTGAGTCTTTACGCCTTAGGACCTTAGTGCCTTTTCTAGTTTTGGTAAATTTTCTTATTGGGCTTACTACTCATATAAAATGTAATTTTCCCTCCGTTCATAATATCATCATGTTTTATGGTTGGGCTAGTAAGTAGTTTTCCATTTAAAAGTACTTTACTAACAAACACATTTTTATCTGATTGATTTACTGTAGCTACTTCAAATGTTTTTCCGTTTTCAAGATTAAAAATAGCATTTGCAACCAAAGGGCTTCCTAAACTATATTCTACTGAACCAGGTGCTACAGGATAAAACCCTAAACTGCTAAAAATATACCAAGCACTCATTTGTCCAAAGTCATCGTTTCCTCCTAATCCATCAGGTCCATTTTGATACATTTTTTTTAAGATCATTCTAATTTTATCTTGTGCTTTCCAAGGAGAATTAGTCCAATTGTATAAATAAACCACATGATGCGAAGGCTCATTTCCGTGAACATAATTCCCGATAATTCCTTCTTTGGTGATGTCCTCTGTATTTTCAAAATACTTATCTGGCAAGTGCATTGAAAAAAGGGAATCTAATCTTCTTGTAAATGCTTCTTTTCCATCCATCATTTTTATCATCCCAGCAGGATCTTGAGGCACATACAAACTATAGTTCCAAGAATTACCTTCGATAAAACCCTGCCCATGTGTATCTAATGGATCAAACTCTTTCTTAAATGTTCCATCATCAAGTTTGGGCCTCATGAAACCTGTTTTGGCATCATATACATTTTTATAATTCTCTGCTCTTTTAGAAAACTCATCATAAATAGCTCCTTTTCCAAGTTTTTTAGCTGCTTGTGCAATCGCCCAGTCATCATAAGCATATTCTAACGTTTTTGATACTGATGATCCATTTTTATCTTCCGGAACATATCCCTTTTTCATATAATACTCTAATCCGTCATAATATGGAACTTTGGCAGTATTTACAGTTGCTAATAGCGCTTTGTCTGCATCAAAATTGGCATTTCCTTTTACAATTGCATCTGCAATAACCGAAACACTATGGTACCCAATCATACACCAGTTTTCATTGCCATAATGCGACCATATTGGCAACATTTTATGTACACTTTGGTCGTAATGCGCTAACATAGAATTTATCATATCTGAATTTCTTTTTGGCTGTACTATATTAAATAGCGGATGCAAGGCTCTATAAGTATCCCACAATGAAAAGCTTGTATAATTCTGAAACGCAGTTGCTTGATGAACATTCCCATCTAAACCTTTATATTTACCGTCTGTATCCATGTATACTGTAGGCCCAAGAAAAGAATGATACATCGCTGTATAGAAATTGACCATGTCCTCTTTTTTGGTTGTTTGAACCTGAATTTTATTCAGTTCTTTATTCCAAACTTCTTGGCTTTCTTTTTTAACTCTTTCAAAATCCCAATCTCGAATTTCTTCCTTCATATTAGCCAATGCTCCTTGGGTACTAACTGGTGAAATAGCAAATTTTATTTTTATCTTTTCATTTTCATTGGTATCAAAGTCAAAAAATAATTTTAGGTTTGCCCCTGCCATTTCAGGAAAGTTTTTGGTTTGATCAAATCTTCCCCAAAAGCCTTTATAAACACTTTTTTCAGGTGTAGCTTGTCCATAACCTTTAATAGGCTTACTAAAAGACATCGCAAAATATACTGTTCTTGTTCTAGCCCAACCATTTGTTTGGCGATAACCCGTAATTAAAGTGTCATTTTCGACACGAACAAATGTCCAAACATTCTTTTTATCATAATTATATATCCCTGCCGTAAGATCCAAAATAATATGCGCTTGATCTGATTTTGGAAATGTATATTGATGCATTCCAACTCTTGTAGTTGCTGTAAGCTCGGCTTTAATGTTGTGATCTTCTAAAAGAACGCTATAATATGCTGGTTCAGCTTTTTCTGTTTTATGCGAAAAAACAGAGCGATATCCTGTTTCGGGACGGCTTGCTGTTCCTGGATTTAATTGCAATTTACCCGTTGTGGGCATAATTAAAAAGTCTCCTAAATCAGAATGACCAGTACCACTGAAATGAGTATGACTAAACCCTACTATTGTTTTATCTTCATACTGATATCCGGCGCAATATTTATAAACATCTTTATTGTACTTACCATTTGTTGCATAAGGAATTGTGTCAGTTTCTGGACTTAATTGTACACTCCCAAAAGGCACTGTTGCACCTGGATAAGTATGTCCCATTTTTGCAGTTCCTATCATTGGATCTACATATTGAACTAATTCTTTGAGTGCCTTCGCTTTTTCCTGTCCGCTTATCTTAGGAGCATAACTAAACATTAAAACGGATAATCCGAGAAGGAATCTTTTGTGATTTACAATTTTCATCGGGTCTTTTTTATTTGATTTTGGGTTTTGGGTTAATAGCAGAGTGTTTTTTACTAAAACGATTTAATAACTCTTTCAGGTTAGAAATTTACAATAAATATTGGTTTTTTTTTTAAATTACTTTATGAAAATTATTACTTAAATTTAATCCTGATTTACAATACTTTATTCGCTTACCTTTTTTAAAACAAAACTAAAAATGAATATCTTTGAGTAGTCAAAAAGGATTTTTACTTATGAAAAAAGGCATTTTATTATTCGTTTTCTTTTACTCTATAATTGGCTTTTCGCAAACAGTACAAAGCAAAATACTAAGTAAAAGCGAAATAACTGAAAGGGATTTAGATGGAGGTAAGTTCCCTATTTTTAGAGCTTATGAATATCAAGATAAAGGTGGAGTTTATGAATTGACTTTAAATGAGAATCAAAAAGTAGTTTCATCTAAAGATACCTTAAATACCAAAATTGAGGCTATTTGTTACTTAAATGACCACGGCGGCTATCTAGTAAAATGGACTATAAATGATTTGGTTGATAGTGCCGAAGTTGAAGAAACTTCGATTTGGTTCTGGACAAAATATTGTAGCACCCAAGATATAGATAACGATGGATATATAGAGCCAATAATCGTTTATGGCACTAAAACGGATGATGATAACATCAGACGTATTAAAATTATCACAGTTTACAAAGGTAAAAAATATGTAATACGTGCTGTTGAATGTGACTTAGACTATTGTAGAAGTTTTAAGAAAGATAAAAACTGGAATTTGCTACCTCAAGAAATAAAAACTCATATTGACAAATTAGTAGCTAAAATCAGGAAAGAACAACATGTTTTATTGAAAGATGGATAGTGAGTTTGCTTTTTGCCACAGATTAAAAGATTCCAATGATTTAACCTATGTTATGAAATGCTGTTTGAATTAAAAAATTAAATTGATAAAACTAGCTACATAACCTAAATAAGCCAATTCAAAGAATTTAGTTTAGTTCTCAAATACTATTTATTATAACTTTTGTTTTAGATTATCTTTTACTTCGCTGAACCATTCTTCGCGTAAAATGCTCAAAATAATAGTATCCCGACGTACTTCACTACCAAAAGTTGGCATATGATTGCGTAAAACTCCTTCTACTCTACAACCAATACTTTTCATAGCTGCAACACTGCGCTGGTTGTTATTATCAGCACGGAACTCTACTCGATCCATTCCTAGAGTTTCAAAAGCATATTGCAACAATAAGTATTTGCAATGTTTGTTTAATCCTGTTCCTCTAAAAGCAGAACCGTACCATGTATATCCTAATTGCAACGTTTTAAAAGAAATATTCATATCGTAAAAACGAGTGCTTCCAGCGTATTTTCCTGACTTTTTATCGAAAACTATAAATGGAAATTCAACTTTATTATCTCTTGCTTTTAGAGCAATATCAATATAATTCTCAAGATTTTCTTTTCCGTTGGCGCGAATTAACGAATACTCCCAAGTTTCTGGTTCGTTAAGAGAAATTTCTAATAAATTATCTACATCAGTTTTTTGCAACGGACGTAGTAAAACTAAATCATCTTCGAGTACTATATTAGAGGAGAAATTGAAATCCATTTTATTGAAATTGAAATCTTATTATAGATAAAATTAAGAAGTGAATTTATTATATAAAAATACATACATGATTGAAATTATTATTGATACTAGATTACCTAATAAATAAAAATCATTATACTTTGACTCTTTTTCTTTATCATCTTCATTATCTCTTTTTAGTCTTGTAGCCAGTTTTAAAGTACCAAATAAAGTTAAAGCGTGTGGATAATTATTAATTAATGAAATCGTTAAAAACATTCTTTCAACCACTCCTTTAAGCAAAGATTTATAATCTATAGCTTTTTTATTCCCATTAACTTCTGGAGTAATAAAATAATAGAAAATCCCTAAAATTAACTCTACACAAACTAACATTAATAAAAATTTGAAAAATTCCATATTATTTATTTTCTGTTATTAGGTAAATAATTTTTTTTGCCGAGTTGTATGATTCTATATTTAAAGTTTTTTCACGCTTCCAAATTTGCGATCTAGTTTTACTCATTAATTCTGCGATTATTTTGTAATCTGAAAATTTAATAAAACTGGAGACCAACTCATAATCAGAAATTAAGCTCCATTTACGAGTAATACCATCAAAAATTAAAAAGGCATTTTTTAAAATTTCATTTTGTAATTTGTCATCAATAAAAATCCCAAATCGTAATTTTTCAAGTTTCAGTTGATTTAATTTATATCTTGCGTCTGTCAGCCCTACTCCAAGCATTTCATATGCTATTTTTTTATTTATTGGAGTTTCTATCTCTCCTTCCAACATCACATAGCGTAGCTTAAAATTGAACTTTTTATGTATTATATTTTCTTCTAAAGATATAACAATACCCACCAAAGCCTCCAAATTAACTATAATACCCTGAAATTCATCACCTAAAGTAATTGTAAGTGGAGAAATAATTTTTTCTTTATACGATTTATTAATGTCCTCAACCAAGTCTTTAAAATCAATCATTAATTGATTTTGGTCTTTTTCGCCACTTGAAATGACATCTGCCATTAAAATAAACTGTTTCATTTTTTATGAAATTACGATATTTATTTCAAATATAATGAAACAATTTTAAAAATTTCACTTATAAAGAAATAAAAATTACTCATTCATATCGTCATAACGTTCTGGAACTTGCGGATCGTATAGTGGACATTTAAACTCTTCTAATGCATTTACTAGAATATCCATTGTTTTACCTTCGGTTCCGTAACAATCGATTCTGATACTTTGTGGCGTAGTGATTACTTGAAAAGCGCCTTTTCCTTCTTTGTTTTTCCAGCTGTTGTCATCAACTTTCTCCCATTTAGAAAACAATGAACCAATCCTATTTAGGATTACTGTAACAGGAAGTTGCTCTAAACCTTCAACTTCTTGTTCTTCGACAAGTGCTTCGTATACTTCGTGGTGGTTTAAATAAACCCCCTCTGAATATTTCCAAAAAAGTAATTCGTACATATCTTTATATTAAAGTTAAAAAAATGAAAGTTTAAAAACTAGAATTCCGAAAATAAAGACGCACAGCAGTGCGTCTCTACAATAGGATGTTTATTTTTAATACTCGAAAGTACCGTATTCGCTTGTTATTGTCAGTTTCTTGGTGTCTGCCGCTTGTACTCTTCCTACGATTTGTGCATCAACATTGAATGATTTTGAAATTTCAATTATATCTTGTGCAATCGCTTCGGGAACGTATAATTCCATACGGTGTCCGCAATTAAATACTTGATACATCTCTTTCCAATCTGTTTTAGATTGTTCCTGAATTAACTGAAACAATGGTGGAACTGGAAAAAGATTGTCTTTTACAATATGTAAATTCTGCACGAAATGAAGAATTTTTGTTTGTGCTCCTCCACTACAATGCACCATTCCGTGAATTTCTTCTGGTGTATATTTATCTAATATTTTCTTGATAATTGGCGCGTAAGTTCTTGTTGGCGAAAGTACCAATTGTCCTGCGTCTATCGGGCTATTTTCAACGGCATCTGTCAATTTTACTTGTCCTGAATAAATTAATTCTTCTGGAACAGCTGCGTCAAAACTTTCTGGATATTTGGTAGCTAAGTATTTACCGAATACATCATGACGTGCCGATGTTAATCCGTTGCTCCCCATACCTCCATTATAACTTTTCTCGTATGTAGATTGACCAAATGAAGCTAATCCAACAATTACGTCTCCTGCTTTGATATTAGCATTATCTACAACTTTTGAACGTTTCATACGTGCTGTAACTGTTGAATCAACAATTATGGTACGCACGATATCTCCAACATCGGCAGTTTCACCTCCTGTTGAATGAATAGTTACTCCAAAAGTATCTAACTCTTTTATCAGCTCTTCAGTTCCATTGATAATTGCTGAAATTACTTCGGCAGGAATCAGGTTTTTGTTTCTTCCAATTGTTGATGAAAGTAAAATATTATCAGTTGCTCCAACACATAATAAATCATCAATGTTCATGATTAATGCATCTTGTGCAATTCCTTTCCATACTGATATATCGCCTGTTTCTTTCCAATACATATAAGCCAAAGATGATTTTGTACCTGCACCATCGGCATGCATAATAAGGCAATACTCTTCGTCTTGGGTTAAATAGTCTGGGACAATTTTACAAAATGCTTGTGGAAACAGTCCTTTATCAATATTTTTTATGGCGTTGTGTACGTCTTCTTTAGAAGCCGAAACTCCTCTTTGTGCGTACCTTTTACTAGAATCTGAACTCATGAAATTAGTTTGTGTTGTTGATGTGGTGCAAAGATAATCAGTTTTTTTAATTGTTGCGTTTTATGGCTGTCTGAAACATAAAAAAATCCGATAAGTTTGAGAGTCTCATCGGATTTTTAGAAAAAAGTGTTTGGAAATCTAGATCCGTACCACGATTATTTCCATTCGGGCATTGATGCGTTTTGAAATAAGGTGGTTCTTGATGATGTGGAACCACTTGTATTAGTGACACTTACTTTTTGTATGTTTTGAGCCGATAACCCGTCATTGGATGTATTTACAAATATGACTTCAGCTTCATTTGGCGAAAATTTTACATCTAAATCATTAAAACCATTTTGTTTTTGACTTGTTAGTTCCACTGCTGCATTGGTTGAACGGGTGTACATGAAAATTCGGGAATCCAATCTTCGATAGGTTGAATTCTCAAAACCAGAAACGTCTCTTGTAAAAACAACTCTTTGATTGTCTACAGAGATATTTAATCCGCTTGCTGCTCCGCTTAAACCTG
This region includes:
- a CDS encoding peptidylprolyl isomerase, with translation MKKSLLLLLLAITTLYSCKDEHSNLPDGLYAEIETDKGNIIVELNYQKAPITVANFVTLAEGKNEFVTNPNLKNKPFFNGLKFHRVIEDFMIQTGDPLGTGSGDTGYKFKDEFNDLKFDKGGVLAMANNGPATNSSQFFITHVETPWLEGKHTIFGQVVGKGMEVVNQIKQDDYIKKVTIIRNGAAAKKFDAVKVFHDYFSAEAKQKSEFESKFKAVRDEKIAYYADLKTKATKTTSGLEYVITEKGNGKKPANGTQVFINYAGFLEDGTLFDTSIESVAQTFGKLDAARAEAKQYNPIPFQTGAKEGMIPGFIEGIEKLSFGDKAVLFIPSHLAYGHTGAGGVIPPNANIIFEVQLLETAPQQ
- a CDS encoding peptidylprolyl isomerase; amino-acid sequence: MKLKILFLFCLGILNLQAQTTKKPVQGKKKTITKVATKPAVNEGIFATITTKKGNIVLELEYIKTPVTVANFISLAEGTNPYVTVERLKGKPFFNGLKFHRVINDFMIQGGDPDGNGSGGPGYAFKDEFVSDLRFDKGGILAMANSGPTTNGSQFFITHKETPWLNNKHTIYGHVVQGMDVVNLILQDDVMLSVTITRKGAMAKKFDAPKVFASYYENKAEDAKKQALLDAEKAKEAQAAVLEQERLYKEKYATVIAAKKAYFDTAKATATTTPSGLAYKIVQKGTGVKPAAGSTFYFHYAGYFEDGTLFDSSFEEVAKTYGKHDTNREAQGGYKAFPFQAGKKDGMIPGFIEGLDLMSYGEKAIFFIPSKLAYGERGAGGVIPPNTTLIFELEIYKDQPTPKQ
- a CDS encoding GH92 family glycosyl hydrolase — protein: MFSYAPKISGQEKAKALKELVQYVDPMIGTAKMGHTYPGATVPFGSVQLSPETDTIPYATNGKYNKDVYKYCAGYQYEDKTIVGFSHTHFSGTGHSDLGDFLIMPTTGKLQLNPGTASRPETGYRSVFSHKTEKAEPAYYSVLLEDHNIKAELTATTRVGMHQYTFPKSDQAHIILDLTAGIYNYDKKNVWTFVRVENDTLITGYRQTNGWARTRTVYFAMSFSKPIKGYGQATPEKSVYKGFWGRFDQTKNFPEMAGANLKLFFDFDTNENEKIKIKFAISPVSTQGALANMKEEIRDWDFERVKKESQEVWNKELNKIQVQTTKKEDMVNFYTAMYHSFLGPTVYMDTDGKYKGLDGNVHQATAFQNYTSFSLWDTYRALHPLFNIVQPKRNSDMINSMLAHYDQSVHKMLPIWSHYGNENWCMIGYHSVSVIADAIVKGNANFDADKALLATVNTAKVPYYDGLEYYMKKGYVPEDKNGSSVSKTLEYAYDDWAIAQAAKKLGKGAIYDEFSKRAENYKNVYDAKTGFMRPKLDDGTFKKEFDPLDTHGQGFIEGNSWNYSLYVPQDPAGMIKMMDGKEAFTRRLDSLFSMHLPDKYFENTEDITKEGIIGNYVHGNEPSHHVVYLYNWTNSPWKAQDKIRMILKKMYQNGPDGLGGNDDFGQMSAWYIFSSLGFYPVAPGSVEYSLGSPLVANAIFNLENGKTFEVATVNQSDKNVFVSKVLLNGKLLTSPTIKHDDIMNGGKITFYMSSKPNKKIYQN
- a CDS encoding M949_RS01915 family surface polysaccharide biosynthesis protein, coding for MKKGILLFVFFYSIIGFSQTVQSKILSKSEITERDLDGGKFPIFRAYEYQDKGGVYELTLNENQKVVSSKDTLNTKIEAICYLNDHGGYLVKWTINDLVDSAEVEETSIWFWTKYCSTQDIDNDGYIEPIIVYGTKTDDDNIRRIKIITVYKGKKYVIRAVECDLDYCRSFKKDKNWNLLPQEIKTHIDKLVAKIRKEQHVLLKDG
- a CDS encoding GNAT family N-acetyltransferase, which translates into the protein MDFNFSSNIVLEDDLVLLRPLQKTDVDNLLEISLNEPETWEYSLIRANGKENLENYIDIALKARDNKVEFPFIVFDKKSGKYAGSTRFYDMNISFKTLQLGYTWYGSAFRGTGLNKHCKYLLLQYAFETLGMDRVEFRADNNNQRSVAAMKSIGCRVEGVLRNHMPTFGSEVRRDTIILSILREEWFSEVKDNLKQKL
- a CDS encoding SatD family protein gives rise to the protein MKQFILMADVISSGEKDQNQLMIDFKDLVEDINKSYKEKIISPLTITLGDEFQGIIVNLEALVGIVISLEENIIHKKFNFKLRYVMLEGEIETPINKKIAYEMLGVGLTDARYKLNQLKLEKLRFGIFIDDKLQNEILKNAFLIFDGITRKWSLISDYELVSSFIKFSDYKIIAELMSKTRSQIWKREKTLNIESYNSAKKIIYLITENK
- a CDS encoding AIR synthase related protein; this translates as MSSDSSKRYAQRGVSASKEDVHNAIKNIDKGLFPQAFCKIVPDYLTQDEEYCLIMHADGAGTKSSLAYMYWKETGDISVWKGIAQDALIMNIDDLLCVGATDNILLSSTIGRNKNLIPAEVISAIINGTEELIKELDTFGVTIHSTGGETADVGDIVRTIIVDSTVTARMKRSKVVDNANIKAGDVIVGLASFGQSTYEKSYNGGMGSNGLTSARHDVFGKYLATKYPESFDAAVPEELIYSGQVKLTDAVENSPIDAGQLVLSPTRTYAPIIKKILDKYTPEEIHGMVHCSGGAQTKILHFVQNLHIVKDNLFPVPPLFQLIQEQSKTDWKEMYQVFNCGHRMELYVPEAIAQDIIEISKSFNVDAQIVGRVQAADTKKLTITSEYGTFEY